The proteins below are encoded in one region of Sebastes fasciatus isolate fSebFas1 chromosome 16, fSebFas1.pri, whole genome shotgun sequence:
- the LOC141752495 gene encoding odorant receptor 131-2-like, with protein MSNAIQSQTNITVGLGLLETVLFATLTTVPCCVFIFINGTMLFTLRSKLVFRETSRYILLFNLLFADTVQLALSQLLYLLAACRVKLTYPVCGVLSMFSNLTFVISPLTLVVMSLERYVAACYPLRHATIITIRNTAVAIIVVWAFSSLNVLTQVLLLLDFPFDDLESLQMEYFCARKNMLLGLMSDDYDKAYTCFLFVSAGMAVTSSYIGVMIAARSASTNKSSANKARNTLLLHLVQLGLSLSSTIYNPLLIALSKVLDRIVLVRIQIVIYVCIVIFPRCLSTLIYGIRDQTIRPILICHLCCRLKHSVIPAKAGLSL; from the coding sequence atgtcaaatgcaattcaatcTCAGACCAACATCACTGTTGGGCTGGGGTTACTGGAAACAGTGTTATTTGCCACTCTGACTACAGtaccatgctgtgtgtttatcttCATTAATGGGACCATGTTATTCACCTTGAGGAGTAAATTAGTGTTTCGTGAGACCTCCCGTTACATTCttctgtttaacctcctttttgcAGACACTGTACAGCTGGCACTGAGTCAGTTACTGTACCTCCTGGCTGCTTGTAGAGTAAAACTGACATATCCTGTATGTGGTGTTCTCAGCATGTTCTCCAATCTCACATTTGTAATCTCCCCTCTCACACTGGTGGTGATGTCTCTGGAGAGATATGTGGCTGCGTGCTACCCACTGAGGCAcgctaccatcatcaccatcagaaacacagcagtggcTATCATTGTGGTTTGGGCCTTCAGTTCACTAAATGTCCTCACACAAGTTCTTTTACTGTTAGATTTTCCATTTGATGACCTGGAGAGCCTGCAGATGGAATATTTTTGTGCCAGAAAAAACATGCTGCTTGGCCTAATGTCTGATGATTATGACAAAGCGTAcacctgttttctgtttgtatcaGCTGGCATGGCAGTCACTTCCTCCTATATTGGTGTGATGATAGCAGCCAGGTCAGCCTCCACAAACAAATCTTCAGCCAACAAGGCTCGTAATACACTGCTGCTGCATCTGGTGCAGCTGGGCCTCAGTCTCTCTTCAACTATATACAACCCCTTGCTTATAGCACTCTCAAAGGTCCTAGACAGGATAGTCTTGGTGCGCATTCAGAttgttatttatgtgtgtattgTCATCTTTCCCAGATGTCTGAGTACTCTTATCTATGGCATCAGAGACCAGACCATCAGACCCATCCTCATATGCCATCTATGCTGTCGACTGAAACACTCAGTCATCCCAGCCAAGGCTGGGCTCTCACTCTAG
- the LOC141752496 gene encoding odorant receptor 131-2-like: MLYANQSLTNITAGKQYQGLLERVLFSTVTTVPCCVFLFINGIMLFTLRSKLVFRETSRYILLFNLLFADTVLLALSQLLYLISASRITLTYPVCGVLTMLADLTNEISPLTLVLMSLERYVAVCYPLRHATIITIRNTAVAIIVVWAFSSLNILTRVILLLDFPFEDMESLQMNDFCSDIAMFLGPMSDHYDKAYTCFLFVSAGVAITSSYIGVMIAARSASTDKASAQKARNTLLLHMVQLGLSLSSTIYNPILIALSRIVTRIVFVRTQNAFYVLIFIFPRCLSSLIYGIRDQNIRPVLVYHLCCRLKLSVAPAKAKVSP, translated from the coding sequence ATGTTGTACGCAAATCAATCTCTGACCAACATCACTGCTGGAAAGCAGTATCAGGGGTTACTGGAAAGAGTGTTATTTTCCACTGTGACTACAGTaccatgctgtgtgtttctcttcatcAATGGAATCATGTTATTCACCTTGAGGAGTAAATTAGTGTTTCGTGAGACCTCCCGTTACATTCttctgtttaacctcctttttgcAGATACTGTGCTGCTGGCACTGAGTCAGTTACTGTATCTAATATCTGCATCTAGAATAACACTAACATATCCTGTATGTGGTGTTCTCACCATGCTTGCTGATCTCACGAATGAAATCTCCCCTCTCACACTGGTGCTGATGTCTCTGGAGAGATATGTGGCTGTGTGCTACCCACTGAGGCAcgctaccatcatcaccatcagaaacacagcagtggcTATCATTGTGGTTTGGGCCTTCAGTTCACTAAATATCCTCACAcgagttattttactgttagattTTCCATTTGAGGACATGGAGAGCCTGCAGATGAATGACTTTTGCTCCGACATAGCCATGTTTCTTGGGCCAATGTCTGATCATTATGACAAAGCGTAcacctgttttctgtttgtatcaGCTGGTGTGGCAATCACTTCCTCCTATATAGGTGTGATGATAGCAGCCAGGTCAGCCTCCACAGACAAAGCTTCAGCCCAGAAGGCTCGTAACACTCTGTTGCTGCATATGGTGCAGCTGGGCCTCAGTCTCTCTTCAACCATATACAACCCCATCCTCATAGCTCTTTCGAGAATTGTTACGAGGATAGTATTTGTGCGCACCCAGAATGCTTtttatgtgcttattttcatCTTCCCCAGATGTCTGAGTTCTCTCATTTATGGCATAAGAGATCAGAACATCAGACCTGTCCTCGTGTACCATCTATGTTGTCGACTGAAACTCTCAGTCGCCCCGGCCAAGGCCAAGGTCTCACCCTAG